Proteins encoded together in one Plectropomus leopardus isolate mb chromosome 19, YSFRI_Pleo_2.0, whole genome shotgun sequence window:
- the LOC121959002 gene encoding formin-like protein 1 translates to MGNAAGSMEVPQGKEGKAASAPPGSTGSQKKTVAPKLPMPPEEELEQRFGAVLNTMNLPPDKVKILSQYDNEKKWDLICDQERFQVKNPPSAYLEKLKSHLDHGGVSRKFKRRVQESTQILRELEISLRTNYIGWAQEFLNEENQGLDVLVDYLSFAHGAVTHDVDTLDNGTLPTDKNKTVDKSVEDLSRSASNSPTHSASKASKAFTVRYARPAWADGSEGVTRGRGVDVPAENNFIELNMATFEEQFKTKAQSAPVELGTLKMKLAHKTPSKVSLMEPNRAKNLAITLRKEGMAASDICCAIETYNQRALSLDFLELLERFIPTEYEMKLIHSYECEGRPLDELSEEDRFMVLFSKIPRLSQRISTLTFMGNFPESVQLIQPQLNAIIAASMSIKSSNKLKKILEIILAFGNYMNSSKRGAAYGFRLQSLDMLLDTKSTDRRQTLLHFIESIIQDKYPEVQSFYTELHFLDKAALVSIDSILQDVRALERGMEGTRREFSVEKDNPVLQTFLSCNTELLRSLIADGKTAQDVYDSAVEYFGENSKTTPPSMFFPVFVRFIKAYKQAEQENKQRKKQHVPNCEAPTTPPKPEITANKVCVTSKLPQMDLIAELKKRQVSPLVREGKDGAIEDIITALKSVPFTARSAKRSSRLFCDSVFSDEVTS, encoded by the exons AACACGATGAATCTCCCTCCAGACAAGGTGAAGATCCTCAGTCAGTACGACAACGAGAAGAAGTGGGACCTGATCTGTGACCAG GAGCGGTTTCAAGTAAAAAATCCACCATCTGCTTATCTGGAGAAGCTGAAGAGTCATCTGGATCACGGAGGGGTCAGTCGGAAG TTTAAGAGACGCGTCCAGGAGTCCACTCAGATCCTGAGAGAGTTGGAGATTTCCCTGAGGACCAATTACATCGG CTGGGCTCAGGAGTTCCTGAACGAGGAGAACCAGGGTTTAGATGTTCTGGTGGATTATCTGTCCTTTGCACACGGTGCCGTCAC ACACGATGTGGACACTCTGGACAACGGCACGCTGCCCacggacaaaaacaaaactgtggaCAAATCAGTGGAAGATCTGAGCAGGAGTGCCAGCAACTCTCCGACTCACAGCGCCTCCAAGGCCAGCAAGGCCTTCACAGTCAGGTACGCACGGCCAGCGTGGGCTGATGGGAGCGAGGGCGTCACGAGAGGGCGAGGAGTCGATGTCCCGGCTGAGA ATAATTtcatt GAGCTGAACATGGCGACTTTTGAGGAGCAGTTTAAGACGAAGGCGCAGTCCGCCCCTGTGGAGCTCGGGACCCTCAAGATGAAACTGGCCCACAAGACTCCCAGTAAAGTGTCCCTGATGGAGCCCAACAGAGCCAAAAACCTGGCTATCACGCTGCGCAAGGAGGGGATGGCTGCGTCTGACATCTGCTGCGCTATAGAGAC GTACAACCAGAGAGCTCTGAGCCTGGACTTCCTGGAGCTGCTGGAGCGTTTCATCCCCACAGAGTACGAGATGAAGCTCATCCACAGCTACGAGTGTGAGGGCAGGCCCCTGGACGAGCTCAGCGAGGAGGACCGCTTCATGGTGCTCTTCAGCAAGATCCCGCGGCTCTCCCAACGCATCAGCACGCTCACGTTCATGGGAAACTTCCCCGAGAGCGTGCAGCTGATTCAGCCG CAACTGAACGCCATCATCGCCGCCTCGATGTCGATCAAATCCTCCAACAAGCTGAAGAAAATCCTCGAG ATCATTTTAGCGTTTGGAAACTACATGAACAGCAGCAAGCGAGGAGCAGCGTACGGCTTCCGCCTGCAGAGTTTAGATATG CTGTTAGACACCAAATCGACAGACCGCAGACAGACACTGCTGCACTTCATCGAGAGCATCATCCAGGACAAATATCCAGAGGTCCAGTCCTTCTACACAGAGCTGCACTTCCTGGACAAGGCAGCGCTCG TTTCCATCGACAGCATCCTGCAGGACGTGCGTGCTCTGGAGAGAGGCATGGAGGGGACCAGGAGGGAGTTCTCTGTGGAAAAAGACAATCCTGTCCTGCAGACGTTCCTCAGCTGCAACACGGAGCTGCTCCGCTCGCTTATAGCTGATGGAAAAACGGCTCAG GACGTGTACGACTCGGCGGTGGAGTACTTTGGCGAGAACTCTAAAACGACTCCGCCCTCCATGTTCTTCCCCGTCTTTGTCCGATTCATCAAAGCGTACAAG CAAGCTGAGCAGGAGAACAAGCAGAGGAAGAAACAGCACGTCCCGAACTGTGAAGCTCCGACGACGCCACCCAAACCCGAAATCACAGCCAATAAG GTTTGTGTGACGTCCAAACTGCCGCAGATGGACCTGATAGCGGAGCTGAAGAAGAGGCAGGTGTCTCCTCTGGTGAGGGAGGGGAAGGACGGAGCCATCGAAGACATCATTACAG CTCTTAAGTCCGTGCCCTTCACGGCTCGTTCTGCCAAACGCTCCTCTCGTCTCTTCTGCGACTCCGTCTTCAGCGACGAGGTGACTTCTTAA
- the LOC121959245 gene encoding keratin, type I cytoskeletal 9, with amino-acid sequence MENAFGFEGSSVSCGISPASTDLKDELITSLTSFLRVYSQRRDLLRRSSESFSLTAARLHEMHEDISENKTFHGLFSVFGGLLGAACGSVTGGIGGALGAVSAATCARFCGDISAVDATVGFVGSTFGGAVGGTFTGTVGGAICAGRPVHKAVSDIVLFAIGCATGGAIGGVFGGTVGTAGGAIGGAFGGLYATRFAVYLVGHFCEKVELEEQKIKAVKTSMMRQSGDFSENIKPLMDELKTVKTMSDQMASREVVHSVGTQTVKTLISVTTMQKMISDCQRTTDLPQIVSSFGEVSKQSQKVTKELEQTRAEVDKLLVLLKKY; translated from the coding sequence atggaaaatgcatTTGGTTTTGAGGGCAGCTCCGTATCCTGCGGAATATCTCCTGCTTCAACTGACCTTAAAGACGAACTCATAACAAGTTTGACATCTTTCCTTCGCGTCTACAGTCAACGTAGAGATCTTCTCCGAAGATCCTCGGAGAGCTTCAGCCTGACGGCGGCTCGACTTCATGAAATGCACGAGGACATTTCTGAGAATAAGACATTCCACGGTCTGTTCAGCGTGTTCGGAGGACTTCTCGGTGCAGCTTGTGGCAGTGTTACTGGAGGAATCGGGGGTGCATTGGGGGCTGTTAGCGCTGCAACTTGCGCCAGATTTTGCGGAGACATTAGCGCAGTCGACGCAACTGTTGGCTTTGTCGGCAGCACGTTTGGTGGAGCAGTTGGAGGGACGTTCACTGGCACTGTTGGCGGTGCCATCTGCGCAGGCCGTCCAGTTCACAAAGCTGTAAGCGATATTGTTTTGTTCGCCATTGGGTGTGCAACCGGTGGTGCCATCGGTGGTGTTTTTGGCGGGACTGTCGGCACAGCTGGTGGCGCGATTGGCGGTGCTTTTGGTGGGTTGTATGCCACAAGGTTTGCAGTTTATTTAGttggtcatttttgtgaaaaagtaGAATTGGAAGAACAGAAGATAAAGGCAGTGAAGACGAGCATGATGCGGCAAAGTGGAGATTTTAGTGAAAACATCAAACCATTGATGGACGAgctgaaaacagtgaaaaccaTGAGCGACCAAATGGCCTCCAGGGAAGTCGTGCACAGTGTGGGAACACAAACGGTCAAGACTCTGATTTCTGTGACCACGATGCAGAAAATGATCAGTGATTGTCAGAGGACGACGGATCTGCCACAGATTGTTTCCAGTTTTGGAGAAGTATCAAAACAAAGCCAGAAAGTCACAAAGGAACTGGAGCAAACGAGAGCAGAAGTGGACAAACTCCTGGTTTTACTAAAGAAATACTGA